One window of Nymphaea colorata isolate Beijing-Zhang1983 chromosome 1, ASM883128v2, whole genome shotgun sequence genomic DNA carries:
- the LOC116258370 gene encoding nascent polypeptide-associated complex subunit alpha-like protein 1, giving the protein MTQTQEELLATHLEQQKLHPEEPVLEDDDEDDDDDDDDEDDEKDEHAEGQHEGDSGRSKQSRSEKKSRKAMLKLGMKPVLGVSRVTIKKSKNILFVISKPDVFKSPASDTYVIFGEAKIEDLSSQLQTQAAEQFKAPDLSHVISKPETSSAAQDDEDVDETGVEPKDIELVMTQAGVSRAKAVKALKAADGDIVTAIMELTN; this is encoded by the exons ATGACTCAGACTCAAGAAGAGCTCCTCGCTACCCACCTGGAACAGCAGAAGCTTCAC CCAGAGGAGCCAGTtcttgaggatgatgatgaggatgacgatgatgatgacgatgatgaagATGACGAGAAAGATGAGCATGCTGAAG GGCAGCATGAAGGTGATTCCGGCAGGTCCAAACAAAGCAGAAGTGAGAAAAAGAGCCGCAAGGCTATGCTGAAGCTTGGCATGAAGCCTGTTCTGGGAGTCAGTCGGGTCACAATCAAGAAGAGCAAGAAT attttgtttgttatttcaaaaCCTGATGTCTTCAAAAGCCCAGCTTCAGATACCTACGTTATTTTTGGTGAGGCCAAAATTGAAGATTTAAGCTCTCAGCTGCAAACGCAAGCTGCCGAACAGTTCAAAGCTCCCGATCTGAGTCATGTGATCTCCAAGCCTGAAACTTCATCGGCTGcacaagatgatgaagatgttgATGAAACTGGAGTTGAGCCCAAGGACATTGAGCTTGTGATGACACAAGCAGGGGTGTCAAGGGCCAAGGCTGTCAAAGCTCTTAAAGCAGCTGATGGCGACATTGTTACTGCTATTATGGAGTTAACAAACTAA
- the LOC116258357 gene encoding probable E3 ubiquitin-protein ligase RHC1A, whose product MSRSGNTHWCYQCNSMVNVSARDTSCSRCGGGFVQELEEVNSHGILDLLGVDYDDQSSVRLMETLSAFLSSRSGRSRETDPRGRFPGQGRPVGLGSSPFVVFRGQIPAEMVNNGGMQVIFNGGSGIGLRRLPANFSDYFMDQDLEELIEQLTMSDRRGPPPAPRSAIEAMPTIKISQRHLRVDSHCPVCQEKFEIGTEAREMPCKHIYHCECIVPWLVQHNSCPVCRHQLPTQATSSSIGSSSNRNSTFGNGNPRDGYMNSENQGRRNPFSFVWPFRSGSSNSSHGSPGSSSAAPEHNVPRGYSGWPFFD is encoded by the coding sequence ATGTCTCGATCTGGAAATACTCATTGGTGTTACCAATGCAACTCTATGGTTAATGTCTCTGCAAGGGACACTTCCTGTTCAAGGTGCGGAGGTGGTTTTGTTCAGGAGCTTGAGGAAGTGAACAGTCATGGTATTCTTGACTTGCTTGGTGTCGATTATGACGATCAGTCCAGTGTCCGGCTGATGGAAACTTTGTCAGCTTTCCTTAGTTCACGGTCAGGGAGAAGCCGTGAGACTGATCCAAGAGGAAGATTTCCAGGTCAAGGTCGGCCTGTAGGACTTGGATCAAGCCCTTTCGTGGTATTCAGAGGACAAATACCTGCTGAGATGGTTAACAATGGTGGGATGCAAGTAATCTTCAATGGGGGATCAGGAATTGGACTCAGGCGCCTCCCTGCCAATTTTAGTGATTATTTTATGGACCAGGATCTCGAGGAACTGATTGAACAATTAACCATGAGTGACAGGAGAGGCCCTCCCCCAGCACCGCGTTCTGCTATCGAAGCTATGCCCACCATCAAGATCAGTCAGAGGCACCTGCGTGTTGACTCCCACTGTCCAGTTTGCCAAGAGAAGTTTGAGATTGGTACAGAAGCTCGGGAAATGCCTTGCAAGCACATCTACCACTGTGAATGCATCGTGCCTTGGTTGGTCCAACACAATTCTTGCCCCGTCTGTCGTCACCAACTGCCAACACAGGCTACCAGCAGTTCAAttggcagcagcagcaacaggaACTCGACTTTTGGCAATGGAAACCCACGGGACGGCTATATGAACTCTGAAAATCAAGGAAGGCGTAACCCCTTTTCCTTTGTATGGCCTTTTCGCTCTGGAAGCTCAAACTCTAGCCATGGCTCCCCAGGAAGTAGCTCAGCTGCTCCCGAGCATAACGTTCCAAGGGGTTACAGCGGCTGGCCTTTCTTCGATTAA